The Streptomyces sp. NBC_00162 genome window below encodes:
- a CDS encoding Pls/PosA family non-ribosomal peptide synthetase yields the protein MAATPEHGELTLLDDGAVLDGEALEESGKSARFSAGPAAPPRTLVDILEASVRAYPDEPALDDGAAQLTYRALAAEVERRRRALAAAGVGLGDRVGVRVPSGTNELYVAILAVLAAGAAYVPVDAEDPDERAELVFGEAGVRAVLGAGQRIDVTAPADAAAPAARPGPEHDAWIIFTSGSTGKPKGVAVSHRSAAAFVDAEAALFLAEEPIGPGDRVMAGLSVAFDASCEEMWLAWRYGACLVPVPRSQVRSGADLGPWLVEQEITVVSTVPTLAALWEPEALNEVRLLIFGGEACPPELTQRLVTEGREVWNTYGPTEATVVACASLLTGEEPIRIGLPLNGWELAVVDESGEPVPMGGSGQLVIGGVGLARYLDPEKDAEKYAPLESLGWERAYRSGDLVRAEPEGLVFLGRGDEQIKLGGRRIELGEVDAALQALPCVAGAAAAVRTARSGNQLLVGYLVAQEGWDHAEAVTRLRAELPAALVPLLAPVEELPTRTSGKVDRDALPWPLPELETTGPAEQLYGTEAWLAEQWSETLGVAVTGAADDFFAIGGSSLAAAQLTTRLRSRYPRAAVLDIYQQPTLRKLARRLEKSVRDDDAARTVAPVPLRSKVIQSLLLLPLFTLVGLRWTVALLALGNVLHWFGPYPWAPAASWWLVAAGTALLYSPPGRLAIAAGGARLLLRGVKAGRYPRGGSVHLRLWTAERLAEYVGATQLTGSWLERYGRALGAKIGPEVDLHSLPPVTGMLKLGRGCAVESEVDLSGHWLDGDRLEMGPVKVGAGAVVGTRSILFPGARVGKRAEVAPGSAVVGQIPTGQRWAGAPAGKLGKAKRNWPKERPPRGLFWRAAYGAAGFCLTALPVLATLPALLVVSRFVPADAGLVPALRGALLAVVPGALAFGFAYALLLLVSVRLLSLGLRTGNHPTHSRVGWQAWTVTQLMDLSRETLFPLYAGLITPVWLRLLGMKIGRGAEVSTVLALPSLTTVGEGAFLADDTLTAPYELGGGWMRIGHSEIGRRAFLGNSGMTAPGRTVPDDGLVGVLSATPKKAKKGSSYLGLPPVRLPRSAADSDASRTYDPPARLLWARGLVELCRLVPVFCSAALAVLTVAALCALITTSGLGIWGTALLSGAVLVAAGVAACVVSVAAKWLLVGRHRAGEHPLWSGFVWRNELADTFVEVLAVPWLAGSVPGTPVLALWLRSLGARIGRGVWCESYWLPETDLVVLGDGVSVNRGCVLQTHLFHDRILRTDTVVLREGATLGPGGIVLPGSTVGARSTLGPASLVMAGESVPADSRWLGNPIEAWRS from the coding sequence ATGGCAGCCACACCTGAGCACGGTGAACTCACTCTGCTCGACGACGGGGCAGTGCTCGACGGAGAAGCGCTCGAGGAGTCCGGCAAATCCGCCCGGTTCTCCGCCGGGCCCGCCGCCCCGCCGCGCACCCTCGTCGACATCCTCGAGGCCTCCGTTCGGGCGTACCCCGACGAGCCCGCCCTGGACGACGGCGCCGCCCAGCTGACCTACCGGGCGCTGGCCGCCGAGGTCGAGCGCAGGCGGCGCGCCCTCGCGGCCGCCGGAGTGGGGCTCGGCGACCGGGTCGGCGTACGCGTGCCGTCCGGGACCAACGAGCTGTACGTGGCCATCCTCGCCGTACTCGCCGCGGGCGCCGCCTACGTGCCGGTCGACGCCGAGGACCCCGACGAGCGGGCCGAGCTGGTCTTCGGCGAGGCCGGGGTGCGGGCGGTGCTGGGCGCCGGACAGCGCATCGACGTCACCGCACCCGCCGACGCCGCCGCCCCCGCCGCCCGGCCCGGCCCCGAGCACGACGCGTGGATCATCTTCACCTCCGGCTCCACCGGCAAGCCCAAGGGCGTCGCTGTCAGCCACCGCAGCGCCGCCGCCTTCGTGGACGCCGAGGCCGCGCTGTTCCTCGCCGAGGAGCCGATCGGACCCGGCGACCGGGTCATGGCCGGACTGTCCGTCGCCTTCGACGCCTCCTGCGAGGAGATGTGGCTGGCCTGGCGCTACGGCGCCTGCCTCGTGCCCGTCCCCCGCTCCCAGGTGCGCAGCGGCGCCGACCTCGGCCCCTGGCTGGTGGAACAGGAGATCACCGTGGTCTCCACCGTGCCCACCCTGGCCGCCCTCTGGGAGCCCGAGGCCCTCAACGAGGTCCGGCTGCTGATCTTCGGCGGCGAGGCCTGCCCGCCCGAGCTGACCCAGCGCCTGGTCACCGAGGGCCGCGAGGTCTGGAACACGTACGGCCCCACCGAGGCCACCGTCGTCGCCTGCGCCTCGCTCCTGACCGGCGAGGAGCCGATCCGGATCGGCCTCCCGCTGAACGGCTGGGAACTGGCCGTGGTCGACGAGTCCGGCGAGCCCGTGCCGATGGGCGGCAGCGGCCAGCTCGTCATCGGCGGCGTCGGCCTCGCCCGCTACCTGGACCCCGAGAAGGACGCCGAGAAGTACGCCCCGCTCGAATCCCTCGGCTGGGAGCGCGCCTACCGCAGCGGCGACCTCGTCCGCGCGGAACCGGAAGGGCTGGTCTTCCTCGGCCGCGGTGACGAGCAGATCAAGCTCGGCGGCCGCCGGATCGAGCTGGGCGAGGTGGACGCCGCGCTGCAGGCCCTGCCCTGCGTCGCCGGCGCGGCCGCCGCCGTGCGCACGGCACGCAGCGGCAACCAGCTGCTCGTCGGCTACCTGGTCGCCCAGGAGGGCTGGGACCACGCGGAGGCGGTGACGCGGCTGCGCGCCGAGCTGCCCGCGGCCCTCGTACCGCTGCTCGCACCGGTCGAGGAGCTGCCGACCCGTACCTCCGGCAAGGTGGACCGGGACGCGCTGCCCTGGCCGCTGCCCGAACTCGAGACCACCGGCCCCGCCGAGCAGCTGTACGGCACCGAGGCCTGGCTCGCCGAGCAGTGGAGCGAGACCCTCGGCGTGGCCGTCACCGGCGCCGCCGACGACTTCTTCGCGATCGGCGGCAGCAGCCTCGCCGCTGCCCAGCTCACCACCCGGCTGCGCTCCCGCTACCCGCGCGCGGCCGTACTCGACATCTACCAGCAGCCCACCCTGCGCAAGCTCGCCCGGCGGCTGGAGAAGTCCGTACGGGACGACGACGCGGCCCGGACCGTCGCCCCGGTCCCGCTCCGCTCCAAGGTGATCCAGTCGCTCCTGCTGCTCCCGCTGTTCACCCTGGTCGGCCTGCGCTGGACGGTGGCGCTGCTGGCCCTGGGCAACGTGCTGCACTGGTTCGGGCCCTACCCGTGGGCCCCGGCCGCCTCCTGGTGGCTCGTCGCCGCCGGTACGGCACTGCTCTACAGCCCTCCGGGCCGCCTCGCGATCGCGGCGGGCGGCGCACGCCTGCTGCTGCGCGGGGTGAAGGCGGGCCGCTACCCCCGCGGCGGAAGCGTCCACCTGAGGCTGTGGACGGCCGAGCGGCTGGCCGAGTACGTCGGCGCGACCCAGCTCACCGGCTCCTGGCTGGAGCGCTACGGCCGGGCCCTCGGCGCCAAGATCGGCCCCGAGGTGGACCTGCACTCGCTGCCGCCGGTCACGGGCATGCTCAAGCTCGGCCGCGGCTGCGCCGTGGAATCCGAGGTGGACCTCTCCGGGCACTGGCTGGACGGGGACCGGCTCGAGATGGGCCCGGTCAAGGTCGGCGCGGGCGCCGTCGTCGGCACCCGCAGCATCCTGTTCCCCGGCGCGCGGGTCGGCAAGCGGGCCGAGGTGGCCCCCGGCTCCGCCGTGGTCGGACAGATCCCGACCGGCCAGCGCTGGGCCGGAGCGCCCGCCGGCAAGCTCGGCAAGGCCAAGCGGAACTGGCCCAAGGAACGCCCGCCGCGCGGGCTCTTCTGGCGTGCCGCCTACGGGGCGGCCGGCTTCTGCCTCACGGCCCTGCCCGTGCTCGCCACCCTGCCCGCCCTGCTCGTGGTGAGCCGGTTCGTGCCCGCCGACGCCGGGCTCGTCCCGGCCCTGCGCGGAGCGCTGCTCGCCGTGGTGCCCGGGGCGCTCGCCTTCGGATTCGCGTACGCGCTGCTCCTGCTGGTCTCCGTACGCCTCCTCAGCCTCGGGCTGCGCACGGGAAACCACCCGACGCACAGCCGGGTCGGCTGGCAGGCCTGGACGGTCACCCAGCTGATGGACCTGTCCCGGGAGACGCTCTTCCCGCTGTACGCCGGACTGATCACACCGGTGTGGCTGCGGCTGCTCGGCATGAAGATCGGCCGGGGCGCGGAGGTGTCCACCGTGCTCGCCCTGCCGAGCCTCACCACGGTGGGCGAGGGCGCGTTCCTCGCCGACGACACCCTGACCGCCCCCTACGAACTGGGCGGCGGCTGGATGCGGATCGGACACTCCGAGATCGGCCGCCGGGCGTTCCTCGGCAACTCCGGAATGACCGCACCGGGCCGCACCGTCCCGGACGACGGGCTGGTCGGCGTCCTGTCCGCCACCCCGAAGAAGGCCAAGAAGGGCAGCTCCTACCTGGGCCTGCCGCCCGTCCGGCTGCCGCGCTCCGCCGCGGACTCCGACGCGAGCCGGACCTACGATCCGCCCGCGCGGCTGCTGTGGGCGCGCGGCCTGGTGGAGCTGTGCCGACTCGTCCCGGTGTTCTGCTCGGCCGCCCTGGCCGTACTGACCGTGGCCGCGCTCTGCGCGCTGATCACGACGAGCGGCCTCGGGATCTGGGGCACCGCGCTGCTGTCCGGAGCGGTCCTGGTCGCCGCCGGTGTGGCCGCGTGCGTGGTCTCCGTGGCCGCGAAGTGGCTGCTGGTGGGCCGCCACCGGGCGGGGGAGCACCCGCTGTGGAGCGGCTTCGTATGGCGCAACGAGCTGGCCGACACCTTCGTCGAGGTCCTGGCCGTGCCGTGGCTGGCCGGATCGGTGCCCGGCACGCCGGTGCTGGCCCTGTGGCTGCGCTCGCTCGGTGCCCGGATCGGCCGGGGCGTGTGGTGCGAGAGCTACTGGCTGCCCGAGACGGACCTGGTGGTGCTGGGCGACGGGGTCAGCGTGAACCGTGGCTGTGTGTTGCAGACGCACCTCTTCCACGACCGGATCTTGAGGACGGATACTGTGGTCCTCCGTGAGGGCGCCACCCTGGGCCCGGGCGGAATCGTCCTGCCCGGGAGTACGGTCGGGGCGCGCAGCACCCTGGGTCCCGCCTCCCTCGTGATGGCCGGGGAATCCGTGCCCGCCGACTCCCGCTGGCTGGGCAATCCGATCGAGGCGTGGCGGTCCTGA
- a CDS encoding NHLP bacteriocin export ABC transporter permease/ATPase subunit, which translates to MAAAAPWDGAPGGPYDPVVAALGQLGSPVDCTGLRSLSLEGPLVLWLVVHGELDLFAVDAAQAGHWHFLGRLGAGTLLLGPVDGPEHTLVARPLQGCLLRRIELRELSAADYGAPYPHGWTDQGEYGAPAAPQPSPLEDAFARGIGRGLRVLYQAPLDGRAATGPGEADDDILWMQVTPGSVRYGAVYEQGTAGTLLVDPAMWQGMVDQQYRLLYALDRSIEELERAHEDRMAAGIEAGQAARTQADRTLLASIGRSGGRSRHRGASVDATLAVCRLVAEEARITLTEPGGAGADSERTDPVERIALASRVRTRVVRLSGRWWRENSGPLVGRREKDGTPVALLWRRGRYEAVDPATGTRERIDRSGEAAFEPRAVMFYRPLPDGRVGLPALLRFSLRGTLPELRSLALGGLVAVILGALVPIATGRVLGRYVPQAENSLIVQTALGLIATGVVAAAFMLLQNMSILRLEGRIEATLQPAVWDRLLRLPTRFFTGRSTGELASAAMGISAIRGMLSGIGSVCVQAGAVAAMNLVLLLVYSVPLAMAALAMLVVVAAVFLGLGLWQLRYQRRLVRLGNQLNNQAFQTLRGLPKLRVAAAESFAYAAWAREFARTRELHQRVGRVQNVTTVLGAVYLPLCTLVMFALLAGPARGAMSAAEFLTFSTALTMLMSSVTQLTGALISVAAVLPMFEQVRPLLREAPEAGRASIRPGELTGAVEAKNLSFRYADDGPPVLDGIDFQVRQGEFVAIVGASGCGKSTLLRLLIGFDKPATGSVLYDGQDLAALDQAAVRRQCGVVLQNAQPFTGSILDCICGAEAFSLEEAWEAAAMAGLAEDIKAMPMGMHTMLSDGGGTVSGGQRQRLMIAQALIRKPRVLFFDEATSALDNEAQRVVIESTRALHATRIVIAHRLSTIMDADRVIAMADGRIVQQGTPADLLADTSGLFHELVRRQLS; encoded by the coding sequence ATGGCCGCCGCCGCACCCTGGGACGGCGCCCCGGGCGGGCCGTACGACCCGGTCGTCGCGGCCCTGGGCCAGCTGGGCTCACCGGTCGACTGCACGGGGCTGCGCAGCCTGTCCCTGGAGGGCCCGCTCGTCCTGTGGCTCGTCGTGCACGGCGAGCTGGACCTCTTCGCCGTCGACGCGGCGCAGGCCGGGCACTGGCACTTCCTGGGCCGGCTTGGGGCGGGCACGCTGCTGCTGGGCCCGGTCGACGGCCCCGAGCACACCCTGGTCGCCCGGCCCCTGCAAGGGTGCCTGCTGCGCCGCATCGAGCTGCGGGAGCTGTCCGCCGCGGACTACGGCGCGCCGTACCCCCACGGGTGGACCGACCAGGGGGAGTACGGCGCCCCGGCGGCGCCCCAGCCCAGCCCTCTCGAGGACGCGTTCGCGCGCGGCATCGGCCGCGGCCTGCGCGTGCTCTACCAGGCGCCGCTGGACGGCCGCGCCGCCACCGGGCCGGGCGAGGCCGACGACGACATCCTGTGGATGCAGGTCACCCCTGGCAGCGTGCGGTACGGCGCGGTGTACGAGCAGGGCACGGCCGGCACCCTCCTCGTCGACCCGGCGATGTGGCAGGGCATGGTCGACCAGCAGTACCGGCTGCTGTACGCCCTGGACCGCTCGATCGAGGAGCTCGAGCGCGCCCACGAGGACCGCATGGCGGCCGGCATCGAGGCCGGCCAGGCAGCCCGTACCCAGGCGGACCGGACGCTGCTGGCCTCCATCGGCCGCTCGGGCGGCCGTTCCCGTCACCGGGGCGCGAGCGTCGACGCGACCCTCGCCGTGTGCCGCCTGGTCGCCGAAGAAGCCCGCATCACCCTGACCGAACCGGGCGGGGCGGGCGCGGATTCCGAGCGGACCGACCCCGTCGAACGCATCGCGCTCGCCTCCCGGGTGCGCACCCGCGTGGTCAGGCTCAGCGGGCGCTGGTGGCGGGAGAACAGCGGACCCCTGGTGGGCCGGCGCGAGAAGGACGGCACCCCGGTCGCCCTGCTGTGGCGGCGCGGCCGCTACGAGGCGGTCGACCCCGCCACCGGCACGCGCGAGCGCATCGACCGCAGCGGTGAGGCCGCCTTCGAACCGCGCGCCGTCATGTTCTACCGCCCGCTGCCCGACGGGCGGGTGGGCCTGCCGGCCCTGCTCCGCTTCAGCCTGCGCGGCACCCTGCCGGAGCTGCGCAGCCTGGCCCTGGGCGGGCTGGTCGCCGTGATCCTGGGCGCACTGGTGCCCATCGCCACCGGCCGGGTGCTCGGCCGGTACGTCCCCCAGGCCGAGAACAGCCTCATCGTGCAGACCGCGCTGGGACTCATCGCGACCGGCGTCGTCGCGGCCGCCTTCATGCTGCTGCAGAACATGTCGATCCTGCGCCTGGAGGGCCGTATCGAGGCCACCTTGCAGCCGGCGGTGTGGGACCGGCTGCTGAGGCTGCCGACGCGGTTCTTCACCGGCCGCTCCACCGGCGAACTGGCCAGTGCGGCCATGGGCATCAGTGCCATCCGCGGCATGCTGTCCGGGATCGGCTCGGTCTGCGTACAGGCCGGCGCCGTCGCCGCGATGAACCTCGTCCTGCTGCTCGTCTACAGCGTGCCGCTGGCGATGGCGGCGCTCGCCATGCTCGTCGTCGTCGCGGCGGTGTTCCTGGGCCTGGGGCTGTGGCAGCTGCGCTACCAGCGCCGGCTGGTCAGACTCGGCAACCAGCTCAACAATCAGGCCTTCCAGACCCTGCGCGGGCTGCCCAAGCTGCGCGTCGCCGCGGCCGAGAGCTTCGCCTACGCCGCCTGGGCAAGGGAGTTCGCCCGTACCCGCGAACTGCATCAGCGCGTCGGCCGGGTACAGAACGTGACCACCGTGCTGGGCGCGGTGTACCTGCCGCTGTGCACGCTGGTGATGTTCGCGCTGCTGGCAGGGCCGGCCCGCGGCGCCATGTCCGCTGCCGAGTTCCTCACCTTCAGCACCGCGCTGACCATGCTGATGTCCTCGGTCACGCAGCTGACCGGCGCACTCATTTCGGTCGCCGCGGTGCTGCCGATGTTCGAGCAGGTCAGACCGCTCCTGCGGGAGGCCCCGGAGGCCGGCCGTGCCAGCATCCGACCGGGCGAGCTGACCGGCGCCGTCGAAGCCAAGAACCTGTCCTTCCGCTACGCCGACGACGGCCCGCCGGTACTCGACGGCATCGACTTCCAGGTGCGGCAGGGGGAGTTCGTCGCGATCGTCGGGGCCAGCGGCTGCGGCAAGTCGACCCTGCTGCGGCTGCTCATCGGCTTCGACAAGCCCGCCACCGGCAGCGTGCTGTACGACGGCCAGGACCTGGCGGCACTCGACCAGGCGGCCGTGCGCCGCCAGTGCGGCGTCGTCCTGCAGAACGCGCAGCCCTTCACCGGCTCGATCCTCGACTGCATATGCGGCGCCGAGGCGTTCTCGCTCGAGGAGGCGTGGGAGGCGGCCGCGATGGCCGGACTGGCCGAGGACATCAAGGCCATGCCGATGGGCATGCACACCATGCTGTCCGACGGCGGCGGCACCGTCTCTGGCGGCCAGCGCCAGCGGCTGATGATCGCCCAGGCCCTCATCCGCAAGCCCCGCGTCCTGTTCTTCGACGAGGCCACCAGCGCGCTGGACAACGAGGCCCAGCGCGTGGTTATCGAATCCACCCGCGCCCTGCACGCCACCCGCATCGTGATCGCCCACCGGCTGTCCACGATCATGGACGCCGACCGGGTGATCGCCATGGCGGACGGCCGGATCGTCCAGCAGGGCACCCCCGCCGACCTGCTCGCCGACACGAGCGGCCTGTTCCACGAACTGGTCCGCCGCCAGCTCAGCTGA
- a CDS encoding NHLP family bacteriocin export ABC transporter peptidase/permease/ATPase subunit — protein sequence MEAVECGAAALAMVLGHYGRFVPLEELRIGCGVSRDGSRASNLLKAARGYGLKAKGMQMDLAALAEVSAPAVLFWEFNHYVVYDGMGRRFGRRGVYVNDPAKGRRFVPMDEFDTSFTGVVLTFEPGDGFRRGGRKPGVLGAIPAHLRGTSGTMAAAVISSLLLVAVGASVPALSRTYIDMFLIGEQTSLLGVLFAAMAVTLVLTATLTALQQANLLRGRIIASTLGSARFLRHLLRLPVTFYSQRNPADLVQRLQSNDAVAETLARDLAAAGVDAVVVVLYAVLLWTYDPQLTVVGVLIALLNVVAMRIVIRLRATGTQKLRAESARLTNTSYSGLQLIETMKATGGENGFFRRWAGQHAVTLDVQQRLGVPGAWLAIVAPTLAALNSALILMIGGVRAVEGHLSVGLLVAFQALVTSFTAPISRLGGVAGRIQDFAADVARLKDVENFPVDPVFSRREPAAGTRRLKGHVELDNVTFGYSPLDAPLLKDFSLAVGPGQQVALVGGSGSGKSTVSRLMSGLHTPWKGAIRIDGMRLEDIPRSALAASVSFVDQDVFLFEGTVRDNVTLWDPSIPDEAVIAALEDAAVHDVVARRPGGIHSRVEQDGRNFSGGQRQRLEIARALVRRPSVMVLDEVTSALDAVTEQAVIDNLRRRGCACVVIAHRLSTVRDSDEIVVLDRGTVVERGRHEYLLAAQGAYAALVKEH from the coding sequence ATGGAGGCGGTGGAGTGCGGAGCCGCCGCCCTGGCCATGGTGCTCGGCCACTACGGCCGCTTCGTTCCCCTGGAGGAGCTGCGCATCGGCTGCGGAGTCTCCCGCGACGGCTCCCGCGCCAGCAACCTCCTCAAGGCCGCCCGCGGTTACGGGCTGAAGGCCAAGGGCATGCAGATGGACCTGGCCGCGCTCGCCGAGGTGAGCGCCCCGGCCGTGCTCTTCTGGGAGTTCAACCACTACGTCGTCTACGACGGGATGGGCCGCCGCTTCGGCCGCAGGGGCGTGTACGTCAACGACCCCGCCAAGGGCCGCCGGTTCGTCCCCATGGACGAGTTCGACACCAGCTTCACCGGGGTCGTGCTCACCTTCGAGCCCGGCGACGGCTTCCGCCGCGGCGGCCGCAAGCCGGGCGTCCTGGGCGCCATACCGGCCCACCTGCGCGGTACTTCGGGCACCATGGCCGCCGCCGTGATCTCCAGCCTCCTGCTGGTGGCCGTCGGCGCGTCGGTGCCCGCCCTGAGCCGCACCTACATCGACATGTTCCTCATCGGCGAGCAGACCTCCCTGCTGGGCGTGCTGTTCGCGGCCATGGCCGTCACCCTGGTGCTCACCGCCACGCTCACCGCGCTGCAACAGGCCAATCTGCTGCGCGGGCGGATCATCGCCTCCACCCTCGGCAGCGCCCGCTTCCTGCGGCACCTGCTCCGGCTCCCGGTCACCTTCTACTCCCAGCGCAACCCGGCCGACCTCGTGCAGCGCCTGCAGTCCAACGACGCCGTCGCCGAAACCCTCGCCCGGGACCTGGCTGCCGCGGGCGTGGACGCCGTGGTGGTCGTGCTGTACGCCGTGCTGCTGTGGACCTACGACCCGCAGCTCACCGTCGTCGGCGTACTGATCGCGCTGCTCAACGTGGTGGCCATGCGCATCGTGATCCGGCTGAGGGCCACCGGCACCCAGAAGCTGCGCGCCGAGAGCGCCCGGCTGACGAACACCTCCTACAGCGGCCTCCAGCTCATCGAGACGATGAAGGCCACCGGCGGCGAGAACGGCTTCTTCCGCCGCTGGGCCGGACAGCACGCGGTCACCCTCGACGTACAGCAGCGGCTCGGCGTGCCCGGCGCGTGGCTGGCGATCGTCGCGCCCACACTCGCGGCCCTCAACAGCGCGCTGATCCTGATGATCGGCGGCGTGCGGGCGGTGGAGGGGCACCTCTCCGTCGGTCTGCTCGTCGCCTTCCAGGCCCTGGTGACCAGCTTCACCGCGCCGATCTCCCGGCTGGGCGGCGTCGCCGGACGGATCCAGGACTTCGCGGCCGACGTGGCCCGCCTCAAGGACGTCGAGAACTTTCCCGTCGACCCGGTCTTCTCGCGGCGCGAGCCCGCCGCCGGCACCCGCCGCCTCAAGGGGCACGTGGAACTGGACAACGTCACCTTCGGCTACAGCCCGCTGGACGCGCCGCTCCTCAAGGACTTCTCGCTGGCGGTCGGCCCCGGGCAGCAGGTCGCGCTCGTCGGCGGCTCCGGCAGCGGCAAGTCCACCGTGTCACGGCTGATGTCGGGCCTCCACACCCCCTGGAAGGGGGCCATCCGCATCGACGGGATGCGGCTGGAGGACATCCCGCGCAGCGCGCTCGCCGCCTCCGTCTCCTTCGTCGACCAGGACGTCTTCCTCTTCGAGGGCACCGTCCGCGACAACGTCACGCTGTGGGACCCCTCCATCCCCGACGAGGCCGTCATCGCCGCCCTCGAGGACGCCGCCGTCCACGACGTGGTCGCCCGCCGCCCGGGCGGCATCCACAGCCGCGTGGAGCAGGACGGCCGCAACTTCTCCGGTGGCCAGCGCCAGCGGCTGGAGATCGCCCGGGCACTGGTGCGCCGCCCCAGCGTCATGGTCCTCGACGAAGTGACCAGCGCCCTGGACGCGGTGACCGAACAGGCCGTCATCGACAACCTGCGGCGCCGCGGCTGCGCCTGTGTGGTCATCGCCCACCGGCTGAGCACGGTGCGCGACAGCGACGAGATCGTCGTCCTCGACCGGGGCACCGTCGTGGAACGCGGCCGGCACGAGTACCTGCTCGCCGCGCAGGGCGCGTACGCCGCACTGGTCAAGGAGCACTGA
- a CDS encoding HlyD family efflux transporter periplasmic adaptor subunit encodes MQFRQKALSKLQSPEELDLPVRFARPQGRLVLAVTLLVMAAASFWAVTGTVSSKLSAPGILTHAEGSYVLQSPVAGQVTAVLAEEGRLLPPGEPLLTIRTEQGDRPVRAVTGGRLTSLVARVGSVVTTGADVATLEHVKNPDDPLVAVLYVPGAGGSTIAVGSSVDLTVQSVPQRQFGVLRGRVTAVGRAPQTPAQISGFLGDKGLAEQFSRQGNPIAVLVELERSSATKSGYKWSSTDGPPYAVDSTTPVTGAVHLAAQRPVDWLLP; translated from the coding sequence GTGCAGTTTCGTCAAAAGGCTCTTTCCAAGCTGCAATCGCCGGAAGAACTCGACCTGCCCGTACGCTTCGCGCGTCCGCAGGGGCGGCTCGTCCTGGCCGTCACGCTCCTCGTCATGGCCGCGGCGAGCTTCTGGGCCGTCACCGGCACCGTCTCCTCCAAGCTGAGCGCACCCGGCATCCTCACCCACGCCGAGGGCAGTTACGTGCTCCAGAGCCCGGTCGCGGGTCAGGTGACCGCCGTCCTCGCCGAGGAGGGCCGACTGCTGCCCCCCGGCGAGCCCCTGCTCACCATCCGTACGGAGCAGGGCGACCGGCCCGTGCGCGCGGTGACCGGAGGCCGGCTGACGTCATTGGTGGCACGGGTGGGTTCGGTCGTCACGACCGGCGCGGACGTGGCCACCCTGGAACACGTGAAGAACCCGGACGACCCCCTGGTGGCCGTGCTGTACGTGCCGGGCGCCGGCGGCTCCACGATCGCCGTGGGCTCCTCCGTCGACCTGACCGTCCAGTCGGTGCCCCAGCGGCAGTTCGGCGTACTGCGCGGCCGCGTCACCGCGGTCGGCCGCGCCCCCCAGACGCCCGCCCAGATCAGCGGCTTCCTCGGCGACAAGGGCCTCGCCGAACAGTTCTCCCGACAGGGCAACCCGATCGCGGTCCTGGTGGAGCTGGAACGCTCCTCCGCCACGAAGTCCGGCTACAAGTGGTCCTCCACGGACGGGCCCCCGTACGCCGTCGATTCCACGACCCCCGTCACCGGCGCCGTCCACCTCGCCGCGCAGCGCCCCGTCGACTGGCTGCTGCCGTGA